In one window of Helianthus annuus cultivar XRQ/B chromosome 17, HanXRQr2.0-SUNRISE, whole genome shotgun sequence DNA:
- the LOC110924712 gene encoding uncharacterized protein LOC110924712: MEVWHNIRNRDNPVSWVNMVWFGQCIPRHSFHLWLVIKNKLRTQDRLRVWEAGSETNLRLMCCPLCQHDRDSRDHLFFSCDFASQVWREVRAMVDMDTVSGSWVSILEWMERYSNSNTLDRVVCKLVIAAASYYIWQERNNRLFNRSQGSVSQIAEKIKHTVQLRLMDFKLQKRMDYKRVVTRWQIPERVLIEDPG, translated from the coding sequence ATGGAAGTTTGGCACAACATTCGTAACCGAGATAATCCTGTTAGCTGGGTGAATATGGTTTGGTTCGGCCAGTGTATTCCCCGGCATTCTTTTCACCTTTGGCTAGTTATTAAAAATAAGCTCCGAACACAGGACCGGTTGCGTGTTTGGGAAGCGGGTAGTGAAACAAACTTAAGACTCATGTGCTGCCCACTTTGCCAGCATGACAGAGACTCTAGAGATCATTTGTTTTTCTCTTGTGATTTTGCTTCGCAGGTTTGGAGGGAAGTAAGGGCTATGGTTGATATGGATACCGTCTCTGGATCTTGGGTTTCCATTTTGGAGTGGATGGAACGGTACTCGAATTCTAATACTCTAGATCGAGTGGTTTGTAAGCTGGTGATAGCTGCTGCGTCTTATTATATTTGGCAGGAACGCAACAATAGGCTTTTCAACAGAAGTCAGGGTTCGGTGAGCCAGATTGCCGAGAAGATTAAACATACTGTCCAACTTCGGTTGATGGATTTCAAGCTTCAAAAGCGAATGGATTACAAAAGAGTTGTAACGAGATGGCAGATCCCAGAAAGGGTGCTGATTGAAGACCCGGGTTAA
- the LOC110924713 gene encoding uncharacterized protein LOC110924713: protein MSIRSGRQTNVWSDNWCSCSPIRSFISPRAIANAGFSLNTKVADIVTDDGQWLWPQAWYTLFPVLINIGSIQISPNTNDRFCWKDLDGNLQGFSSWEVWNCLRNRCHKVLWASAVWFSQCIPRHSFHLWLVIKNKLKTQDRMTIWEAGSATNLLLMCCSLCKSDRDSRDHLFFQCVYASDVWRLVRHLVDMENVTNTWDSIMQWMELNANSSTMDNIISKILVAAATYFVWQERNNRLFSHNQRSASVLAKVIIETVRLRIMGFRFGRDPKQQKILDKWMISKSSIEVDPG from the coding sequence ATGTCTATTCGGAGTGGCAGGCAAACAAACGTATGGAGTGATAACTGGTGCTCTTGTAGTCCGATTCGGTCATTCATATCCCCTAGAGCTATTGCTAATGCTGGGTTTTCTTTAAACACTAAGGTGGCTGACATTGTCACGGATGATGGCCAATGGCTATGGCCTCAGGCATGGTATACTCTCTTTCCTGTCCTTATAAATATCGGCTCTATTCAGATTTCTCCTAATACGAATGACCGATTTTGCTGGAAAGATTTGGACGGTAATCTTCAAGGTTTTAGTTCTTGGGAGGTTTGGAATTGTTTGCGGAATAGGTGTCATAAGGTTTTATGGGCAAGTGCGGTTTGGTTCAGCCAATGTATCCCCCGACATTCGTTTCACTTGTGGTTGGTTATCAAAAACAAGTTGAAAACGCAAGACAGGATGACCATTTGGGAAGCCGGTAGTGCTACTAATTTGCTTCTTATGTGTTGCTCTCTATGCAAGTCTGACCGTGATTCAAGAGACCACTTGTTCTTTCAATGTGTATATGCTTCAGATGTTTGGAGATTGGTCAGGCACTTGGTTGACATGGAGAATGTTACGAATACCTGGGATTCTATCATGCAATGGATGGAGCTTAATGCTAATTCTAGTACTATGGATAACATCATTAGTAAGATCCTGGTAGCGGCTGCAACGTACTTTGTCTGGCAGGAAAGAAATAACAGGTTATTTTCTCATAATCAGCGAAGTGCAAGTGTGCTTGCAAAGGTTATCATTGAGACGGTTCGACTCAGAATTATGGGATTCCGGTTTGGTAGAGACCCGAAACAACAGAAGATCTTGGATAAGTGGATGATCTCGAAGAGCAGCATCGAGGTTGATCCCGGCTAG